In the genome of Fulvivirga maritima, one region contains:
- the proC gene encoding pyrroline-5-carboxylate reductase has product MQKQSIAILGAGNLGLAIYKGLETGGLLENNQAILTRRDTSAIKNVSHPATTITSDNRKAVEDADIIIFAVQPKQLKEVINEVKPAINQDKHTLISVITAVSTEEIEEMIGFELPIIRAMPNTAIAVGQSMTCIACNKSGKTKLDAVQTIFNCVGKTMVIEENLMQAATVVCASGIAFWMRFIRATTQGGVQLGFDAEDAQKIAVQACQGAASLLNSSESHPEQEIDKVTTPQGCTIAGLNEMEHHGLSSALIKGLVTSYDRINKMKKS; this is encoded by the coding sequence ATGCAAAAGCAATCTATAGCCATTCTTGGGGCAGGCAATTTAGGATTAGCCATATACAAAGGCTTGGAAACAGGCGGACTGTTAGAAAACAACCAGGCCATTCTCACCAGAAGAGATACCAGTGCCATTAAGAACGTTAGCCACCCAGCTACCACTATCACCTCAGACAACAGAAAGGCTGTAGAAGATGCTGATATTATCATATTTGCCGTACAACCTAAGCAATTAAAAGAAGTAATTAATGAGGTAAAACCAGCCATCAATCAGGATAAACACACATTAATATCTGTGATTACTGCTGTGTCTACCGAAGAAATTGAGGAGATGATTGGCTTTGAGCTGCCTATCATCAGAGCTATGCCTAATACAGCCATAGCTGTGGGGCAATCTATGACTTGCATAGCCTGCAACAAGTCAGGCAAAACTAAGCTCGATGCTGTTCAAACTATATTTAATTGTGTAGGTAAAACTATGGTTATTGAAGAAAACCTGATGCAGGCCGCCACTGTGGTTTGTGCCAGTGGTATCGCTTTTTGGATGCGATTTATCAGGGCTACCACCCAAGGGGGCGTTCAATTAGGCTTTGATGCCGAAGATGCACAAAAAATAGCAGTACAGGCTTGCCAGGGAGCAGCTAGCTTGCTTAACAGCAGCGAAAGCCACCCGGAACAAGAAATTGACAAGGTTACCACACCACAAGGCTGCACCATAGCTGGCCTTAATGAAATGGAACACCACGGGCTCAGCTCCGCCTTGATAAAAGGCCTCGTAACCTCTTATGACAGAATTAACAAAATGAAAAAATCATGA
- a CDS encoding M20 family metallo-hydrolase — translation MTLKEEAISLLKSLISIPSFSREEDKTGDLIEQFFKQKGIAYQRSKNNIWTKNRHFSTEKPTLLLNSHHDTVKPNSGYTRDPHLAEIIDGKLYGLGSNDAGGPLVSLLATFLHFYEQENLTHNLIYAATAEEEVSGKDGIESILPHLGTIDLAIVGEPTSMDLAVSEKGLMVLDCIAKGKAGHAARNEGENAIYKAVTDIEWFRQYEFEKASPTLGPVHMNVTQVNAGTQHNVVPDECHFVVDIRLTDTYTHEELLEIIKQNTLSEVTPRSTRLKPSGISMAHPLVKKAIEKGIKTYGSPTMSDQALINAPSIKLGPGDSKRSHSADEFIYVHQIEEGIDTYIDLLERFLKD, via the coding sequence ATGACATTAAAAGAAGAAGCCATTTCCCTTTTAAAATCGCTCATTTCCATACCTTCTTTTTCAAGAGAAGAGGATAAAACAGGAGACTTAATTGAGCAGTTTTTCAAACAAAAAGGAATAGCATATCAACGTAGTAAAAATAATATTTGGACTAAGAACAGGCATTTCTCTACAGAAAAGCCTACTCTTTTGCTCAACTCTCATCATGATACTGTAAAGCCTAACTCAGGATACACAAGAGATCCTCATCTGGCCGAAATAATAGATGGTAAGCTTTATGGCTTAGGCAGTAATGATGCTGGCGGCCCTTTAGTGTCATTACTAGCTACCTTCCTTCATTTTTATGAACAGGAAAACCTTACGCATAACCTTATTTATGCTGCTACTGCCGAAGAAGAGGTATCAGGTAAAGATGGCATTGAAAGCATACTCCCTCATTTAGGAACTATTGATTTAGCCATAGTAGGTGAACCCACCAGTATGGATCTGGCCGTATCAGAAAAAGGCTTGATGGTGTTAGACTGTATAGCCAAAGGAAAAGCGGGTCATGCCGCCAGAAATGAAGGGGAAAATGCCATTTATAAAGCAGTAACAGATATCGAATGGTTTCGCCAATATGAGTTTGAAAAAGCATCGCCTACCTTGGGCCCTGTTCATATGAACGTAACCCAGGTAAACGCTGGCACACAGCACAATGTGGTACCAGATGAATGTCACTTTGTAGTAGACATTCGCCTTACAGATACTTATACACATGAAGAACTATTAGAGATCATAAAGCAAAACACGCTAAGTGAGGTGACTCCGAGAAGCACCCGATTAAAACCATCAGGTATTAGCATGGCTCATCCATTGGTAAAAAAAGCGATTGAAAAAGGCATTAAAACCTATGGATCACCTACCATGTCAGACCAGGCTTTGATCAATGCTCCAAGCATAAAACTTGGCCCGGGAGACTCTAAGCGTTCACATTCGGCTGATGAGTTTATTTATGTTCATCAGATAGAAGAAGGCATAGATACTTACATTGATTTACTAGAAAGATTTTTAAAAGATTAA
- a CDS encoding GNAT family N-acetyltransferase, translating to MSEIKLTIANEDHLEFAEEICNMMERAAAQRGTGIAKRSPLYVSAKMMEGKAVIAISNNQPVGFCYIETWGHGKYVANSGLIVHQDFRNTGLAKRIKDEIFQLSRKKYPESKIFGITTSLAVMKINSDLGYRPTTFSELTTDEDFWKGCQSCKNYDILTRTNRAHCLCTGMLYDPERQTKSTSAKLTKEERWKRFKGFLKDGADRLKGKIKLKLNNQDPKNSKKLSWLTKVKLF from the coding sequence ATGTCGGAAATAAAACTCACTATCGCGAACGAGGATCACCTTGAGTTTGCGGAAGAAATTTGTAACATGATGGAACGCGCCGCTGCTCAGCGAGGCACAGGTATTGCCAAGCGTTCACCTCTTTACGTTAGTGCCAAAATGATGGAAGGAAAAGCGGTAATCGCTATTTCTAACAATCAGCCGGTAGGGTTTTGCTATATCGAAACCTGGGGGCACGGCAAATATGTGGCTAACTCCGGCCTCATAGTGCATCAAGACTTTAGAAATACAGGCTTGGCCAAGCGTATTAAAGATGAAATATTTCAACTCTCCAGAAAAAAATACCCTGAGTCAAAGATTTTTGGCATTACCACCAGTCTGGCAGTAATGAAAATAAACTCTGATCTGGGCTACAGACCTACTACATTCTCTGAACTTACTACTGATGAAGATTTTTGGAAGGGCTGTCAGAGCTGTAAAAACTATGACATCCTTACCCGGACTAACAGAGCGCACTGCCTATGTACAGGCATGCTTTATGATCCTGAAAGGCAAACCAAGTCTACTTCTGCTAAACTAACTAAAGAAGAAAGGTGGAAGCGCTTCAAAGGCTTTTTGAAAGATGGTGCCGACCGCCTGAAAGGAAAAATCAAACTGAAATTAAATAATCAAGACCCTAAAAACTCTAAAAAATTATCATGGCTGACCAAAGTAAAGTTGTTTTAG
- the argB gene encoding acetylglutamate kinase: MKPKLTIVKIGGNVIDDPEILQTVLKEFGQLDGAKLLVHGGGKIASDISKRLKIPTQMVDGRRVTDAATLEVVTMVYGGLVNKNVIALLQSFGTDAIGLTGADGNTIPAHKREVKDVDYGFVGDIDTSDINTDKLTFLINGGLVPVFCALTHDNKGHLLNTNADTMASSLAIALSKNYDTELIYCFEKNGVLLDVEDDNSLIRELTYLHFQQLKDDGVIHQGMIPKLDNAFLAKRHNVNVTVKHALNLTSPIGTSLL; encoded by the coding sequence ATGAAACCGAAGCTAACCATAGTAAAAATAGGAGGAAATGTAATTGATGACCCAGAAATTCTACAAACTGTGCTCAAAGAATTTGGCCAGCTTGATGGCGCTAAATTACTGGTTCACGGTGGAGGTAAAATAGCATCAGACATATCCAAAAGGCTTAAAATACCTACCCAGATGGTAGATGGCAGAAGAGTAACTGATGCCGCCACCCTGGAAGTAGTAACTATGGTATATGGAGGGCTGGTAAACAAAAATGTTATCGCCCTCCTCCAAAGTTTTGGCACAGATGCTATAGGCTTAACGGGCGCGGATGGCAACACCATTCCCGCACATAAAAGAGAGGTAAAAGATGTAGACTATGGCTTTGTAGGCGATATTGACACTTCTGATATTAATACCGACAAGCTCACCTTTTTAATTAATGGAGGACTAGTGCCCGTGTTCTGCGCCCTCACCCATGATAATAAAGGACATTTGCTTAACACCAATGCGGACACCATGGCCTCTTCGTTAGCCATAGCGCTTTCAAAAAATTATGATACCGAACTCATCTATTGCTTTGAAAAAAATGGCGTCTTGCTAGACGTGGAAGATGATAACAGCTTAATAAGAGAGCTCACCTATTTGCACTTTCAGCAACTAAAAGATGATGGCGTAATCCACCAAGGCATGATTCCTAAACTGGACAATGCCTTTTTAGCTAAAAGACATAATGTGAATGTTACTGTAAAACATGCGTTAAACTTAACTTCTCCCATCGGCACAAGCTTATTATGA
- the argG gene encoding argininosuccinate synthase, whose translation MADQSKVVLAFSGGLDTSYCVKYLKHDLNMEVHSVLVNTGGFDQEELKAIEKHALELGVAHHESIDVVDEFYQKAIKYLIFGNILKNNTYPLSVSAERVFQAMAIARYAKENNAEYIAHGSTGAGNDQVRFDLVFNIMAPEAKIITPIRDLQLSRQAEIDYLKSHGVNMNWEKAKYSINKGLWGTSVGGAETLTSKEALPEEAYPSQLTNKEPKSITLEFKEGEITAIDGETMSAPKAIQLLNKIGSEYAIGRDIHVGDTIIGIKGRVGFEAAAPILLIKAHHLLEKHTLTKWQQHWKEHLASWYGMMMHEGQYLDPIMRNIEKFMDDTQQFVTGKVHLKLSPYQFTLQGIESEHDLMTSKFGNYGEMNKGWSGEDVKGFTKILANQTKIFYAVNEL comes from the coding sequence ATGGCTGACCAAAGTAAAGTTGTTTTAGCTTTTAGTGGAGGACTAGATACCTCCTACTGTGTAAAATACTTAAAACACGACCTGAATATGGAAGTTCACTCAGTACTGGTTAACACTGGTGGCTTCGATCAGGAGGAGCTTAAAGCAATCGAAAAACACGCTTTGGAACTTGGAGTAGCGCATCATGAAAGCATTGATGTGGTAGATGAGTTCTATCAAAAAGCTATCAAATACCTGATTTTTGGCAATATCCTTAAAAACAACACCTATCCGCTTTCAGTAAGTGCAGAGAGGGTGTTTCAGGCTATGGCCATAGCCAGGTATGCCAAAGAAAATAATGCCGAATATATAGCGCACGGTAGCACAGGAGCTGGAAATGATCAAGTTCGTTTTGATCTTGTATTTAACATTATGGCTCCCGAGGCTAAGATCATCACCCCTATCCGTGACTTACAGCTATCTCGCCAGGCTGAGATTGATTACTTAAAATCTCATGGGGTGAATATGAACTGGGAGAAAGCCAAATACTCTATCAACAAAGGATTATGGGGCACCAGTGTCGGCGGTGCAGAAACGCTTACTTCCAAAGAAGCGCTCCCGGAAGAAGCTTACCCCAGCCAGCTGACCAATAAAGAGCCTAAAAGCATTACTTTAGAATTTAAAGAAGGCGAAATAACGGCTATTGATGGAGAAACCATGAGTGCACCTAAGGCTATACAGCTATTAAACAAAATAGGTAGCGAATACGCCATAGGCAGAGATATACATGTGGGAGATACCATTATTGGTATAAAAGGAAGAGTAGGCTTTGAAGCGGCTGCACCAATCTTGCTTATTAAAGCACATCATTTACTAGAGAAGCACACGCTTACTAAATGGCAACAGCACTGGAAAGAACACCTGGCCAGCTGGTACGGAATGATGATGCATGAAGGCCAGTACCTGGATCCTATCATGCGCAATATTGAAAAATTTATGGATGATACCCAGCAGTTTGTTACTGGCAAAGTGCATCTTAAGCTGAGCCCTTATCAGTTTACCTTACAAGGCATTGAATCTGAGCACGATCTTATGACTTCTAAGTTTGGTAACTACGGAGAAATGAACAAAGGCTGGAGTGGTGAAGATGTAAAAGGCTTCACTAAAATTTTGGCAAACCAGACCAAAATTTTCTACGCTGTAAACGAATTATAA
- the argC gene encoding N-acetyl-gamma-glutamyl-phosphate reductase, producing the protein MIKAGIIGAAGYTAGELIRILINHPDTEITYLYSNSQSGKDIATVHDDLLGLTDLKFTDKITEADVVFLCQGHGKSKEFLDTHTFSDTTKIIDLSQDFRHQAKSQLGSRKFIYGLPELNRSKIIEAQNIANPGCFATAIQLALLPLAQAGLLQQEVHVNAITGSTGAGQAPGATTHFSWRNNNISIYKAFEHQHLIEITESITSLQAGFDQDINFIPVRGNFSRGILASAYTQFEGSAEEALKLYKEFYADAEFTTVTDSSIHLKQVVNTNNAIVSVEKHKNKILVTSIIDNLLKGASGQAVENMNLMFGLDQSTGLKLKANLF; encoded by the coding sequence ATGATCAAAGCAGGAATAATTGGGGCAGCTGGTTATACCGCAGGTGAGCTCATTAGAATTCTCATCAACCACCCTGATACTGAAATAACATACCTATATAGCAATAGCCAATCAGGAAAAGACATCGCCACGGTTCATGATGACTTACTAGGGCTTACTGACCTTAAGTTTACTGATAAAATAACAGAGGCCGATGTAGTATTTCTATGTCAGGGCCATGGTAAATCTAAGGAATTTTTAGACACCCATACTTTCAGCGATACTACAAAAATCATAGATCTGAGTCAGGATTTCAGACACCAGGCCAAATCACAATTGGGGAGCAGAAAGTTTATTTACGGTTTACCAGAGCTCAACCGTTCAAAAATTATTGAAGCTCAAAATATCGCTAACCCAGGCTGTTTTGCCACCGCCATTCAGTTAGCCTTACTCCCATTAGCACAAGCAGGCCTGCTCCAGCAAGAGGTACATGTAAATGCCATCACCGGCTCTACCGGAGCAGGACAAGCCCCCGGCGCTACCACACATTTTAGCTGGAGAAACAATAACATTTCTATTTACAAAGCCTTTGAGCATCAGCACCTAATAGAAATAACAGAAAGTATCACCAGTCTACAGGCCGGTTTTGATCAAGATATTAATTTCATACCCGTTAGAGGTAACTTCAGCAGAGGAATTCTGGCATCAGCCTACACTCAGTTTGAGGGTTCTGCCGAAGAAGCTTTAAAACTGTATAAAGAATTTTACGCTGATGCTGAATTCACCACGGTGACTGACAGCAGCATCCACCTAAAGCAGGTAGTGAATACCAATAACGCCATTGTAAGTGTAGAAAAGCATAAGAATAAAATACTTGTCACCAGTATTATTGATAACTTACTCAAAGGTGCCTCAGGGCAGGCGGTAGAGAACATGAATCTCATGTTTGGGCTAGACCAGAGCACAGGACTTAAACTCAAAGCTAACTTATTTTAA
- the argH gene encoding argininosuccinate lyase, with product MKLWDKGYKIESAVEEFTVGNDRQLDLHLAKYDALGSLAHAQMLHEVGILTDEDIKDIDKEIRAILANIESGGFTIEESFEDVHSKIEHQLTEKLGEAGKKIHTARSRNDQVLVDMHLFCKEELFTIKSLVKELFDRLISLSNEHKDVLIPGYTHLQIAMPSSFGMWFGAYAEALIDDIHFLNAAFKISDQNPLGSAAGYGSSFPINRTSTTHKLEFATLKYNSVAAQMSRGKLEKSVSFALASTAGTLAKFAMDVCLYMSQNFGFLTFPAHLTTGSSIMPHKKNPDVFELIRGKCNKIQALPTELTLITNNLPSGYHRDFQLLKESLFAGLFELKSCLQICEFMLQHIIINKEAINDPKYDYLYSVEVVNKEVQNGLSFREAYQKVGKEIEEGNYSPSKEVHHTHEGSIGNLCNDKIIEKMEKAFN from the coding sequence ATGAAACTTTGGGACAAAGGATATAAAATAGAAAGTGCAGTAGAGGAATTTACAGTAGGTAATGATAGACAGCTAGACCTGCACCTGGCAAAATATGATGCGCTAGGCTCACTAGCTCATGCACAAATGCTACATGAAGTGGGCATACTCACTGATGAGGACATCAAAGACATCGATAAAGAAATCAGAGCCATCCTTGCCAATATTGAATCAGGTGGCTTTACTATAGAAGAAAGTTTTGAAGATGTACACTCTAAAATAGAACATCAACTTACCGAGAAGTTAGGAGAAGCAGGTAAAAAGATACATACCGCCCGTTCTCGTAATGACCAGGTTTTGGTAGACATGCACCTATTCTGCAAAGAAGAATTATTCACTATCAAAAGCCTGGTAAAAGAGCTATTTGATCGTTTAATTTCACTCAGCAATGAGCATAAGGACGTGCTTATCCCTGGCTATACCCACCTGCAAATCGCCATGCCTTCTTCATTTGGCATGTGGTTTGGTGCTTACGCAGAAGCTTTAATTGACGACATTCATTTTCTAAATGCCGCTTTTAAAATATCTGATCAAAATCCTTTGGGATCAGCAGCAGGTTACGGCAGCTCATTTCCTATTAACAGAACATCTACTACACATAAGCTTGAATTTGCTACCTTAAAATATAACTCCGTAGCTGCCCAAATGAGTCGTGGTAAACTGGAAAAATCGGTAAGCTTCGCCCTAGCCAGTACAGCCGGCACCTTAGCTAAATTTGCTATGGATGTATGCTTGTATATGAGTCAAAATTTCGGATTCCTCACTTTCCCTGCTCACCTCACCACAGGTTCTAGCATTATGCCGCACAAAAAGAATCCTGACGTGTTTGAGCTAATCAGAGGAAAATGCAATAAAATCCAGGCCCTGCCTACTGAACTCACTCTGATCACTAATAACTTGCCTAGCGGCTACCACAGAGATTTCCAACTCTTAAAAGAAAGCCTTTTTGCAGGCCTTTTCGAGTTAAAATCATGCCTTCAGATTTGTGAATTCATGCTTCAGCATATTATCATCAATAAAGAAGCCATTAATGATCCTAAGTATGATTATCTGTATAGCGTAGAAGTGGTAAATAAAGAAGTACAGAATGGCCTGTCATTTAGAGAAGCTTATCAAAAAGTAGGAAAAGAGATAGAAGAAGGTAACTATTCTCCCAGCAAAGAAGTACATCATACCCATGAAGGCAGCATAGGCAACCTGTGTAATGATAAAATTATTGAGAAAATGGAGAAAGCATTCAATTGA
- a CDS encoding aspartate aminotransferase family protein: protein MKPFDVYPLLDIEPVKAEGCKIIDKNGVEYLDFYGGHAVISIGHSHPVYVKKITEQLQQLGFYSNSVQIPLQKELAEKLGQLSDYEDYDLFLCNSGAEANENALKLASFHTNKSKVVAFKKAFHGRTSAAVGVTDNPNYSAPINKNENTVFLELNDLDAVEDELSKGNVCAVIIEGIQGVGGIHIPEDPFLRGLSQLCKEYNAILILDEVQSGYGRTGKFFAHQYAQIKPDLITTAKGMGNGFPIGGVLVSPAFEAKHGQLGTTFGGNHLACAAVIAVLDVLDDEKLISNAAKLGNYFLSKFLEIPEIKEIRGRGLMIALEFDFPIKKLRQILLQEEHVFTGVASHPNVLRLLPPLSLSENDANLFIQKLNTAIGKLKANEEIHLR, encoded by the coding sequence ATGAAGCCATTTGACGTATATCCTCTCTTAGATATAGAACCGGTGAAAGCCGAGGGCTGCAAAATAATAGATAAAAATGGCGTGGAATATCTAGATTTTTACGGAGGTCATGCCGTAATATCAATTGGTCACTCTCACCCCGTTTATGTAAAAAAAATCACTGAACAACTACAGCAATTAGGGTTTTACTCTAACTCCGTGCAAATACCACTGCAAAAAGAGTTAGCAGAAAAGCTTGGGCAACTTTCTGATTACGAAGACTATGATTTGTTCTTATGTAATTCAGGTGCTGAAGCCAATGAAAACGCATTAAAGCTGGCCTCATTCCATACTAATAAAAGTAAAGTAGTGGCCTTCAAAAAAGCTTTTCATGGCCGTACTTCTGCTGCGGTGGGAGTTACTGATAACCCGAATTACTCCGCTCCCATCAATAAAAATGAGAACACTGTATTTTTGGAGCTCAATGACTTAGATGCTGTAGAAGATGAATTGAGCAAAGGGAATGTGTGCGCTGTTATTATTGAAGGCATACAAGGTGTTGGCGGAATCCACATTCCTGAAGATCCGTTTTTAAGGGGCTTAAGCCAACTTTGTAAAGAATATAATGCCATTTTAATACTAGACGAAGTACAGTCAGGCTATGGCCGCACGGGTAAATTCTTTGCCCATCAATATGCTCAAATAAAACCGGACCTGATTACTACTGCAAAAGGAATGGGAAATGGCTTCCCTATTGGCGGAGTATTGGTTAGCCCTGCATTTGAAGCAAAGCATGGTCAACTAGGCACTACTTTCGGAGGCAATCATTTGGCATGTGCCGCAGTCATTGCTGTTTTGGATGTTTTAGATGATGAAAAACTGATCTCAAATGCGGCAAAGCTGGGCAATTATTTCTTGAGTAAATTCTTAGAAATACCTGAAATAAAAGAAATCAGAGGAAGAGGACTCATGATAGCACTAGAGTTTGACTTCCCTATTAAAAAGTTAAGACAGATTCTTCTTCAGGAAGAACATGTTTTTACGGGAGTAGCATCTCACCCCAACGTACTAAGGCTCTTACCTCCTTTGAGTCTAAGTGAAAATGATGCTAATTTGTTTATACAGAAATTAAATACTGCAATAGGAAAATTAAAGGCTAATGAAGAAATTCATCTCCGTTAA
- a CDS encoding N-acetylornithine carbamoyltransferase, producing the protein MKKFISVKDTEDPKGLVKKAIEIKKDPFSNPIGKNKTMGLIFFNPSLRTRMSTHKAAMNLGMNVINMNIDKDGWKIEFNDGAVMDGDSQEHIKDAVKVMSQYVDILGVRTFPGLKDRNADYNEEVISNFIKYSDVPVVSLESATRHPLQSLADLVTIEEIGIKKPKVVLSWAPHPRVLPQAVPNSFAEWVKVTDADLTIACPEGYELADEFMTGAKVSHNQEEAFKDADIIYAKNWSSYTHYGQKPEVKEDWKVTSEKMNLTNNGKFMHCLPIRRNVIATDEVIDNSMVYKEAKNREYAAQAVLQEILENL; encoded by the coding sequence ATGAAGAAATTCATCTCCGTTAAGGACACAGAAGACCCGAAAGGGCTTGTAAAAAAGGCAATTGAAATAAAAAAGGATCCATTTTCTAATCCCATAGGCAAAAACAAAACTATGGGACTCATATTCTTCAATCCTAGTTTAAGGACCAGGATGAGTACCCATAAGGCGGCCATGAACCTGGGTATGAACGTCATTAACATGAACATTGATAAAGACGGATGGAAAATAGAATTTAATGATGGAGCCGTGATGGATGGTGATAGTCAGGAGCATATTAAAGATGCGGTAAAAGTGATGAGCCAATATGTAGATATACTTGGCGTAAGAACTTTCCCTGGGCTTAAAGATAGAAATGCCGATTATAACGAAGAAGTAATTTCTAATTTCATAAAATATAGTGATGTACCTGTGGTGAGTTTAGAGTCTGCCACCCGCCATCCACTTCAATCGCTAGCTGATTTGGTAACTATTGAAGAAATAGGCATTAAAAAACCCAAAGTAGTACTAAGCTGGGCCCCACACCCCAGAGTATTACCTCAGGCAGTACCCAACTCTTTTGCGGAATGGGTAAAAGTAACTGATGCAGATCTTACCATTGCTTGTCCGGAAGGATATGAGCTGGCCGACGAGTTTATGACTGGAGCCAAAGTATCTCACAATCAGGAAGAAGCTTTTAAAGACGCTGACATTATTTACGCGAAAAACTGGAGCAGCTATACGCATTATGGTCAAAAGCCAGAGGTAAAGGAAGACTGGAAAGTAACGTCAGAAAAAATGAACCTAACCAACAATGGTAAGTTTATGCATTGCCTGCCCATCAGAAGAAATGTAATTGCCACTGATGAAGTTATTGATAACTCCATGGTTTATAAAGAAGCGAAAAATAGAGAATATGCAGCCCAAGCGGTGTTACAGGAAATTTTAGAGAACTTATGA